From the Trypanosoma brucei brucei TREU927 chromosome 6, complete sequence genome, the window tcggaggttctctgaagagtgcgtgtcgcaacagttgggactgtttgtattgttggccctattgctgcatgttgcgggttgcaccatcggcactgtggaggcacactcgggttgatctttcgcaacatccatccatagtatCTTGAAGActccaacccgaaagcgtgccagtgccgtttcctcttccctcgtcagttcttctttatgttttgttggaaagtggttgcacgtgataccaaacctatgagtgttctcatggacttcttccgacctaagcactcgcttcgcataagcaatgatgtcggggatccatgcgtctcgcaactgtggtaaatcagcggcctttttggccatttcatcgaaaacctcattccgtttcacgccacaatggccggacgcaaattgcagtcggatacgcaccttccttctctgaacttaaagcagaagcctccatagtcgtctcagaattgggtccgttacggctagggggcctgtctgcagtgctgttaacattgacagcgagtcagagaagatggacaacctgctcgatgtgcttctgtatgccggaagccatttcagcagccgttgcagtcctatctctaatgttacgcattccgctctgtaactgcatgagagttcccctgctccggtcttgggtgcacaaatcagcgtgttgtttctatagagcagggcagttgatccggacttctcaccgaggggcacggatccatcagtccacaattcgtagtgctctcgtcgcggtggctccttccccctccgtgcaaaatgccgttcaatccacttttcgggagcctcccttttgacatcgtcagggtcatcagcgcacacaggctttatctgcgtgtgaaatatcggtcggcagctgtggcggagcgtcgatgtctctagtgggtgctcgcgtggctcaatgcggaggtgggggtaggaccgcatgatgcgggaatgtagggctctgactggatgtttgctgtggtatacttcctcagcactgcgccgcaaacatccgcctcgtgactcacacatcagcatgaatttcatgctgcgcacaagagtggtcgtcttgagtggcaggaggtttgcttccagcagagagtcctctttgcgcgtcccatgcggtatgccagctatgattcgactggctttgtgttgtgctgctgcaaggaggtcgcgacttcgttccgaagcgtcccagtaccatacctcaatgccacaCATGGTgcgtgcctgtacgagtgctagataaaaagctctcagcacTTGTCGTATTGGCCCCCAtatagaagctgagatgactgttatctgcagtagtcggaagtccatcttgcgtctcgtttcggtcgcatgtgttgccatcccttgcagacactggaatgttactcctagaagcttcggtgtcctgtcagctcctatcctttcgccgtccagttgcaatgtaagggggtggcgccctatacacccgaagagtgtgaactttgttttcgctacattgatagacatgaagtactcttttgaccactgtaacaccacgtttaggccgcattgtagcgtctggttgatgacatccctctctgtgtgtctcgcaagtagcgtcaggtcgtctgcaaagaatccgtgctgcagcaacggcacttctgcaaggcgttggctcaacgagttcatgacaataatgaacatgattgggccaaggacagttccttgtggcactcctcgctcaaatgttctgcttctggaaagcttctccttgaatctcactctaccagttcggttactcagaaatgatacgcaccacttcacaatgtggggtgataccttcattctgtgcatttcccccgcaattttgtcgtggtctactgtgtcaaatgccttctcgtagtcaacgaatacagcacctgtacgatattggtgcgtgggacggcagagggcagcgcagacgtgcaggagttgttcgagcggtgagcatccggggcgaaagcctgattgctgcggcgtcagctgggactcaacagtgtctctaaaccttgcggcaattatgcgctccatgactttgcagagacagctcgtgagcgtcacaggcctgtaagaatcgaggtactcttccttttttctggccttcaggatggggatgataacaccggtcttccatgcagacgGCACGGCTCCcattcgtaggctctcattgaatagcctcagcacaacattcagcgctgctctaccgagatgttgcagtgcctcgttgtataagcaatcaggtccggctatggatccactcggtagcagtttgatcgatctccgtagttcagctaTCGTGATGAGACtaaactcactcgctatcgtctttatgtgtgccggtgggtgtgagtcggggtgccttcttgcgcgggatgagtacagtttactgaacctctcagcttgacggtagtccgtgatggccgcgttatcaacaagtacagccggtgtggttagtggtcgtggcgcgtATActttcttgacaatgtgccaactgcagcggtctgacaccgcaagtctggagcatagcgtgctccatctcttctttgtggtgcggtccaggatctgcttacgcgtggctaccaacttttcccttcggtgagAGGGTCCgtatccagcgatctcttcatcgagtttcgcgagcgcaggtgtccaatgtggtggcgttgctctgcagccacggggaacggagaccttcgtcgcaatgcggatggcggagctcaatttctgtttcagggtgttgacattcttctctctaccaattttcctgcagagctcgtcaaccttgagacggaaattcctccagtcagcttttagctaTGCGTGCATGGGTTTTCAAAGCCGCGGGCAGCTCAGTGagtctgtgtcgtctccaacaataacgtcgaaaaatatgtgatggtggtcggtatcgggagaatacagcgatgtccacctGGACACTGTGAAATTCCTTGATAGCGTCATATCAGGGGTGGGCTCcacgtggtggcgcgcgtacctggtgcactcaccagtgttacaTACCAGAAGCTGGTTGGAACTTAAATTTAACGTTCATTGAACGGTTAAGGACTCTTGTGTGTGCGGCAACGGGCGCCAGCTTATTTACCCACTCTTGCTCTTGGGTACGTTAGCAGGACCTAATTTTCCCCGCCAGTGCTCCACAAACAAATTATGTTGGGTCAGTGGGCGGTCACCCATACCACTGCGTATTATTGAAGCGTGCTCTGTGGGGTTGAAACGATTCGGTTCGCTGGTGGATGGATTTTCGGGTAAGTCCCGATGCACATGTGAGGCTCGCGGCCAGTGGCGTGGCTTCTGTTAAGCGTAGCGATTACGTCTTGATTCCGTTTTTCTTAGTTTGGACGGTGTGGTGGCACATGCGGAGGCGGTGTTGGTTAACAGTCGCTGATAGCACCAACTGCGCATGTCCTGTTGTATGTTTCGCTTCCAGTCCCTCAAATGGCAGGGGCTTGGTAATTGACAAGGTGGTCCGCGGAAAAGCATGTGAAGATCTGAAAGTGTGTCTTGAATCCCTGTAGATATGGAGGTGGTGGCATCAATGCGACGACTTCCCCACTTCATcttaatatatatgtattagCTTGAAGGAACGCATGGGAACACGCAAAGGCACGGTGATTGCAGGCCAGCTGTGCTGAAAGATGGGATGGAAATGAGAGTACCACAAACGTGAGGGTGTACTGCTCTTCTTTCCGCACGAAGCGTTTGTGTAGTAAATGTGAGGTATGGCAGGCGGCGCGTGCAGAAACGCAGTGTACGGAAAGCGACTCCCATCATTACGGGGAAATTTCCAAGGAGAACGACAACGGAATACACGTCAGCGGTGCGTCGCGCTTCCCGACGCATTCCAAACATCGTCTCAGGGAGTTTGAGATGTCAAGCTTCTCATATGGGAAtgtggagaaagaaaagaagcccACGTCGTCTTATGACTGGAAATACTGGAAGCCCTTTGCTAATCCTCTCAAACGATGCCCGGCGCAAAAGATGAGACACATAATATAGGTGACGGTGACTGTGGTGTAACTCTTGCCGACGGACTCGAAGCTGGCGAAGCTCCTTCGGGAAGAAATCAATATCATTGCGAAAACCTTCGAAACCGGTGGCGGCGGGTGCTCATTcaccccccttcccccctggGTTCTTGTCCTCGTCGACCTTCATTTCGCACCGCATGCGTTGAGGGCCGTTCTGTTGCCGCCATCtggttgatgttgatgaagttcttcttctttagcCCTTTTATTTCCGACGAAGGTGTCGCACACACGTGGGAAAACGCAGAGTGCGTTTGTGCGTATGGGGACTGAGACGCTCAAATCACTAAATATGCAACACGCTGACGTACTGGGggtgaaaataaaacgatggaaagaagaaagttaCCAACTTTTCAGAAATAAGCAAGCAAGTCACAAAAAGTTTATGCTTACACATTCGTGGTAGCCTGTGGTTCAGCGGTATCAACATTGTGGTAAACAATGGTTCAGTTGTTGTTCAAATATACACATTTGCTCACACAAAAATgagctcattttttttttttttgaaacattTGATAATGGTATCATTTGGAAATTGGCGATGTAGATGTTTCGATATTAAATTACAGGGTATAATGACATCCAGTGATCGCCAACTCCGGTATTCTGATTTGACAGAGGggcatttcctttcccccaaCCTTTTAGCATCGCTTTCCATGCCCgaatttgtaaaaaaaaaaaaaagaaataaccgATTTTCACTCTATTTGTCACATCTCCAGAGTAAAAGGTTTCCTTTCAactgtgtctgtgtgtgttaCCCGTGGGGAGGGGTGTCCCGACGCGCAGTTGTCGGCGCCGGGCAGGCTGCCCTTTTCGGTGGAGTGTCGGCTTGCGCAATGCGCACAGGCAGGCAAAAACAAGGACCACAATTCGCATGGCTAAACTTTCCCCAGTCTGCCAAATCAGTGGCTGAGTGAAGAAACTGTGCTTCCTCAATTTTGGGGCATACATCGCTTACTTCGGCTTCTGGTTTGTATAACTGTGAAAATTTCCGCGTTCGTTTTTCTAATAGACCAAGATCACGTGCCACCTTTGCCTCCTGGCGTATTGCAGCAAGATGTGCGGCATTTGCTTCCTCCACTCGCCTTATGATGCGGTGCTTCTCGTTAATCAACCTTTTAAGTTCCCTTTCTGCGTCTGCATGTGCGGCCTGGGATGAGAGTccctcattttcctcctgcaCAACCGAGTCATATGCGTCGCATTCCTTAATCTCGTTTTTCAAAGTCTCCAGCTTGAGTCGCAGCTGCCCAACTTCCATACTAAGACTATGTATGGAGTGCTTCACTTCGAGGTATTCCCGTCTTTGCAACGCTTCTGTGGGTGATTTCTTACCAACTGTCCCCTTGCCCGTATTGAAGCACGCACCCATACCATTTATTTTGATGATCGCCTCTTTCCTCTGTGAACGCGCGGCCTCAAGTCGCAATTCCAGTTTAACCACTTCACCGTAGTCAAGCACATCAGTTGCCATGGAGGCAATCTGATCCCCCAACAGCGCCTTCTCTTCAAGCAGTTTGCCCAGCAATTCTTCAAGATACCGaagttcctcctcatcttcgCTAAGCTCCACATTCCGACGTACTTGTTTTGCATGAGCGAATCTTCTGGATGAGGGCCGTGCCGATTCAGCTGCTTTCCCAACTTTAACCAAAGGGGCTGTTCCCGGTCTCTTGTTCTTTAGTGTcatatttgttttgattttttaaaaacaaattGTGTTGTCGTTGCTGTTGATGCGGCTTAATGTACACGTCGGGCTCGCGTGGGGAGTCGCCACACCACCGTAGGTGTCCCCCAAAGCTTTTTCACTCCGTAGTTAACGGTCTGGTGCTAGGTATTATTAGTTTTTCAGAAACGATTTATTGTaacgacgaaaaaaaaaaagaggaaagaagggtGAAGCGGATTCCATAACCCACAACTAaatggaaggaagagaaatatCACGCGCAACACGTTAAAAGTGGCAATCTGGGGGGAGTAAgcataaaattaaaaatacgGGACGGACCACGCAAACAAAATTATTACACAGTGCCATTTCTCGTGGAAGGGTGCATTCTTTACGTACAGGACCGAAAGGGGacttttttcaaaaaaataaataaataaaagtaatgaaCTGAGTGGTGCCAAGGAGAAGTGTGTAAAGAATAGCGCGTTCAAACTTGCGTCAGCAGGACATCCTTGCAATAGTCCACCTCAAAATCCTCGAGGTCCTGTAGGTTTAGCGTTAACGTCCACAACCCGTGTGCCTTTACGCTCCGCCCCTCGCTCACTGGTGCATTGGCTACACTAAGGGGATCCATGCATTTCGTAACGGCCCACTTACGCTCCAGGGACAATTCTTCTCGAAGCGATTCCTGCATGAGATTCACAATTATGCGCCCTACGGGAACCACTTCCCATGTGTGGTCCACCTGTTTACGCCTTATCTTACAGACACGCTTCAGTGCGTCCGCCTCTTGCACCGCCCATGCCGCTAAATGTATGTGCCGTGGTCCTTCACACGTTCCAAACAGCATATAGTCAAAGTTGCTCGTTTTATTACTAACATCGATAGCGCAGATGTCCCGGACCTTAAGTGACCGCAAAACTTCTAGTATCTCCTTTACATCTTCTATATATGCCTTCCGCCCGTCCTGCCAAGTTTCGTCGAGGGATCCCTCAACTTCCATTTCCAACAACATGTCTGCAAACCGCTCGTCATCGTATGGAAGTGGCTGTTTCGATCCCGTGCTTGTGGGTTGCTGAATCGTCTCCTCCAGAGTGTCACTAGCCAAAACGCGGAGGGCGCTGCGACTGTTCGTCCGCTGTTCCTCCTGGCGACTGGAAATTGGAATGTTAAGCCGGGAAAATACCTGACCCTCTGGAATATCGTTTTCCCTGACGACGCCGAGTTCTGAAGAATCCCCCACTTCTCGCCGCGCACTGGCTGATCCCAGCGCATTTGTAAGATCATCCAGTTGGAGATCAACAAAATCGCTCTCCCCGCCATTGGagagcggcagcggcggcggaGTCCCATCATTCGTGAACGCATCACTTGAATGCCAGCGGGCAGCTTTCAGCGGCAGGTGACAACACAACCGATTTCGCATCCTTCCACTTTCGCGAATCAACTCAAAACAGCACCAACGAAACGAAGGCGTAGTTTGAAATACACCACGCGCATAGCAGCCAGGTGTTGATTTGCTAAAAATTCGCCGCATCAGTCTCctaaagcaaataaaaggaaggcaCAGTACAGGATGAGAGCGACAAACactatcaaaaataaaataaaatcaaagaACAAGCCCCCGAGAAACACGaataagaatatatatatatatatattcaaccGAAATGAATTGAGAACGGAACAATTCTGAAGTCATGGAATACGGCAGGATTATgattcaaacaaacaaatcacaCAACctctcacttttttctctttgcagGGGAAACGCAGcagtccttttttttgtctacgCGAGCAAATGCGCTTCTTCATTTTGCCTACATCCAGATCGGTTTCTCAAACGGCTGCACGGATGGAGTTTATCATCAGGTATCGTTCAGCACTAAATTTTCCACGGCAGTGCAGGGCTAAAAGATatttaaaaagggaaaaggagtaTGATTGTGTGGATcaagggggaagaaagtaAGGCAGGCAATGTCtagcaaaaataaattaataaacAATGTaattaacaaacaaaaaaaaagaccaacACATATCCGATGTATCGCTTTCAATTACAGAAAACATACACCACTTAGCCccaaatcaaaacaaacacgCGCACAAGCACGGATTGCTAGTTAACATGGCTGCCGCAGCCTTAATTCCGCTAAAGGCTAGTCAAAAAGGACACCATGAAGTGCGCTACAGCAAATATCATTTAGAGAAATAACAAGCGTATGCGAGTTATACAGAACAAGCTAATAAATATAACAAATCAGTTGAGTACCGAAGTTGCTCCCCACCTAAGTTCGTCACAAATCGGTACCCTCCGCGTCGCTGCGTACGCATGGCATTTCCTTCAACCAcggtaaaaacagaaaaacataataacaacaaggTTTGTGTGGCATTCATTTGGGGTGGGctggaaaagaagataaatgTATTCATGCATACGCACATACGTATGTacagggaggggaggagaggGGGGTGGAGGAGTGTTTGTAATTCGGTCATTTGTGAGAACCGAAAAGATTTAGTGTCCAACACCTCTTCTCTCTTCAAAAATTTCTGCGGTTTATCGAACACCCAACCgcgagaaaataaagagaaaaggcGTGGAAAGTGTATGGGATCCATCAACCTTTCAGAGGGATGGAGAGTGTGTATCTACCAAACGATACCACCTCGTTGCGCATGAAACAGCTGCAACAAATTCAAatgtttcttccctccccatCTCGTCCACGCCCTTTTgaagaggagagggggagaaaaagaaagatgcaCGACAGGACCTTGCGACTGCAGAGTCGGGAAATATGTCCGGTTCCCACTTCCTCCCGTCGAAACTTTTCTCACATTCAGATATCtatcaaataataataataatatacaaGATTCTGGGGATTAGGGGAAATGTATAGTAGAAAGACTTTGATTCCTAGGGTTGCGAATCGAAAAGTATCattatatttttcctttgatgTGTCGTGAAACAGTTCTCCACCCTTGGGAATTTCTTTCGTTCAACTGATTCATTAGCGCGCATGCACGTGGCAGCTGAACCTATTCCTGCGTTCATACCTCACGGTTTTCAATCCAGTGAACGGAGCAACTCTCCTCGATGTCCTTcgcaccttttttgtttccacgcAAGTCATTTTGCAGGTAAGTGCCACCACCGCCTTTGCACACCCAAACGCCCTCGTAGCGATTCCCATGAATTTTATTTCGCATCACATGTGGGCGACTGTTAGAGGTAACAATAATACCCGCACTGTAATTATTCAGCACTTCATTCTCTTCAATGACACCGGCACCTTCCTGAAACACATAAATACCTGCTTCTCTTCCTTGCCGAATAATATTTCTTGACACATTTGGCGAGGCCCGCTCTTTAATGAGAATCCCGGCTCGGTTGTTCCTCCGAATTTCATTTTCGACAATAATAGGGGCAGCTTCGGCACAACAAAAGACACCTGCCTTTTGGTTGGCTGTGATGTGATTCCGTTTGAGGACAGCATTTGCACAGGGACCCTTCGCCACCACACCGAAACTGCCATTGTTTGCTATGTGGTTCTCTTCTACcgtaccatgtgcgttatgTAAAAAAATTCCCGTAACTCCGCCATCCACCACATCGTTTCTTTTGACACATGCAGTGCTATCCTTTTTAAGCAAGAATCCGGCCAGTTTGCAGTTCTTCACCGTATTCTTTTCAAAGAGACCATGGGCCCCTTcgagaacaacaacacctgCGGTTTTGGTATCACATATATGGCAGTGGGAAACAATGGCATCTACGTCACTGTTTACTGTGATGCCACTCCCATTTGAGCTTGAAATCCGGCAGCGGGATATTTTCCACTCACCCCCAACGAGAGATATGGCTCCAAAATGGGAATCCTCTTTATCATTTGCCTCAGCAGGCTCCACTGCGTATTCCTTCTTTGTCTGTCGAGCGATGTGACGAATGACGAAATTTTCTATAGTGCCCCTACCAGCTATGCAGTGTATAGCGAAGGGCCCATCACTTACTTCAACAATGGGTAGGGGATCTTCACCGATAATGCTCAAGCTGTCTGGTAAATCAGCTCCCAACACAAGTGGATCCGTGAACACAGCTGCTTCTTTGACCACAATATTACGTACATGAGATAGTCCTTTAACAGCCTGCAGCGCGGTTTGTAGCGTTGGGTAGTCCCTGGGGACACGAATTGTTGTATCTTTTATGTTCCGGCCCGCACCGCGAGCGAAAAAGTCAAACAAAGGTGTTACAATGTGAGGACTTGGGCTGAGACCGCTCCTATCACCACAAGATATGCGTCTCGGAGTCAGAAAACGTGATGAAGTGCTGCTTGCGCTCGATGCCCGCCACTTCACCAGTCGCATCGCCGAGCCGCTCTCATCTCTGAGCCAGTGAGTACGAGTACTTCGACCGCTACACGTGACACTGTAAGGTGTACGCTCGaggctgctgcagctccgCCGGCTTCGACTTGCCTTTTCAGAATCTTTTTTGCACGACTGCACGCCGTTAAAGTTTGTGGGACTTGCCATGTGCTCTGTGTCACATCCATTGCTCAACAACGCTGCGAGACTCGAGGGTGTTGCACATCTAGGGGCGCTCGGTGTCGTGATACCATTGGATTGCACCACCGCACTTAACATGGCGTCCAAACGACACGAAATGTCTTCGAGAGAGGGCCGATCATCAGGCGATCGATATAACATATCACGCAGAAGTTCTCCCAGATGTCCGGAGAAACCCATGTCCGTTACTTGCTTCACAACCTTTTCCACAATTGAAGGATTTTCAATCACACGACTGTTTATGGGCTGCTCCTGCAAGGTGGTAAGCTCTAACATCACCACACCTAATCCCCAAACGTCTACCTTTCCATCGTACTCCTCCTGGAGCATATGTTCCGGAGCGATGTAGAGCGGTGTGCCTACAACTTTCTCTTGCGACATCCCAACCGCCACGGCCAAGCCAAAGTCACCAATCTTCACATTTCTACCCTCGTCTAGGAAAATATTTGTGGGTTTCAAATCTCTATGCAGAAACCCTTTCCTGTGAATGAATTTAAGTGCCAGAACACACTGCTTCATCCACAAAACCACACGTCTTTCCGAAATGGGGTGAAATCCAGTTGCGACAAAGCTTCTCTTCGATTTACTTATAACCACTCCCAAATCCCCGTAAGTGCATAATTCCATAACGAGACAAACGCATATCTCATTTGGACCAATTTCCACCGCATCCTTGCCGTCTCCGCAGCTGTTATTCGTAACTACCCCAACTGCATCGACAGGCATGTCCTCACTATATCCCTGTGAGTCGGTTGAAATAGTCGTCTTTTTGGTAGGGAATTCGAACAGCAAGCGGCGAACTTCATTTGCGTcagacacaagaaaaaaatcctTGTACGACACGATGTGTGGGTAGCGTAGTTGTAGCAGTACCTTGATTTCCTTTAGCGCTGCGTTAACAGACGAAATGTCGTGGCATCGAATTACTTTCATAGCGAATTTCCGCCCAGTTCGGACGTGAATAACACTAAGCACAGAACCCTGTGCGCCACTACCAATTGGACGGTAAATAGTGTAATCCTCCATTGAATACTCGGGTGATTATACGCCTTTGTGTGCTAAAAGGGCACTAACAGTAATTATTCCCCTCCAAGGTACAACGCtaggaaacaaaagaaaaaaacgttgCGTGGCTCCCAAGATATCACAGGCAATAATGAATACAGGTTCAGCACACATCGtaaggatgaggaagagcgCAGAGTTTCGTTGTCAAAAAGTGCGGAAGTAGACGATAATTTGgttgagagagagagaaacgataaattatatatgtatatgtttcCTCCGCTCCATTTTTTGCTTGATTGGACCGGTGCAAAAGGGCGAATAACATGTTTGCAACTCCCACAGTCGACAACCATTCCAACAACAAACTCatgaaagcaaacaaatacCCTACGATTTCTTAGATAGCAAGAAAATGTGTTTAGTAAAGAAGCTACGCAAAGCTATGCGTCTGTGCTTTACCCAGGGTTCCACGTAATGATCGATAGCACGCCATACCGTGCAACCAACATGCAACGGATGGGGGTGTTACTTTACCGCCTAAACAGTCTTTGATGAACAGTTCAGCTCCCTCACAATCAACGATATCATCCAAGTGCACAACTACCAGAGAATGCGGAACCGACTCAAATGCATCAAAACCAACACGACTGTCGAAGCGCGCCTGCACTTCGGCAGCGGTTTGGTTCACCTCCACCCAAAAACAAGCATCAGGTTTCATATTCTTCATGTTCTCCACAATACTGAGTAGACCTCTGTTACGGCATGCGGTGCGTTCAACACCAAGCTCATCAGCTACCTCCATCACAGCACTGTCAAATAAATGCTGAACAATCACTTCAGGGTTCACGCCACTTA encodes:
- a CDS encoding protein kinase, putative, coding for MEDYTIYRPIGSGAQGSVLSVIHVRTGRKFAMKVIRCHDISSVNAALKEIKVLLQLRYPHIVSYKDFFLVSDANEVRRLLFEFPTKKTTISTDSQGYSEDMPVDAVGVVTNNSCGDGKDAVEIGPNEICVCLVMELCTYGDLGVVISKSKRSFVATGFHPISERRVVLWMKQCVLALKFIHRKGFLHRDLKPTNIFLDEGRNVKIGDFGLAVAVGMSQEKVVGTPLYIAPEHMLQEEYDGKVDVWGLGVVMLELTTLQEQPINSRVIENPSIVEKVVKQVTDMGFSGHLGELLRDMLYRSPDDRPSLEDISCRLDAMLSAVVQSNGITTPSAPRCATPSSLAALLSNGCDTEHMASPTNFNGVQSCKKDSEKASRSRRSCSSLERTPYSVTCSGRSTRTHWLRDESGSAMRLVKWRASSASSTSSRFLTPRRISCGDRSGLSPSPHIVTPLFDFFARGAGRNIKDTTIRVPRDYPTLQTALQAVKGLSHVRNIVVKEAAVFTDPLVLGADLPDSLSIIGEDPLPIVEVSDGPFAIHCIAGRGTIENFVIRHIARQTKKEYAVEPAEANDKEDSHFGAISLVGGEWKISRCRISSSNGSGITVNSDVDAIVSHCHICDTKTAGVVVLEGAHGLFEKNTVKNCKLAGFLLKKDSTACVKRNDVVDGGVTGIFLHNAHGTVEENHIANNGSFGVVAKGPCANAVLKRNHITANQKAGVFCCAEAAPIIVENEIRRNNRAGILIKERASPNVSRNIIRQGREAGIYVFQEGAGVIEENEVLNNYSAGIIVTSNSRPHVMRNKIHGNRYEGVWVCKGGGGTYLQNDLRGNKKGAKDIEESCSVHWIENREV